One window of Desulfarculus baarsii DSM 2075 genomic DNA carries:
- a CDS encoding XRE family transcriptional regulator translates to MSNNSSIRNNRVEIGGRFREIRKQLGLSQQEFASVLGVTQATASRIERGEVSATVEALSGLLCAYPDLDVGYILCGNTSAIQSPCPDALEVAANICPVIRTMNSDLSDVQQENVADDYLAVPLLEGKAAAGAGGVTWNQVKSLVWVYKPELGQRRNCVALRVWGDSMEPTIPDGSIVIVDLDQREPDGRGEHVWALRTEDGDTIIKRLRQTPQGVWVIISDNSMSYGPSIVWTGDFHRLVIGRVIWMWRALP, encoded by the coding sequence GTGAGCAACAACTCTTCCATACGTAATAACCGGGTCGAGATTGGAGGGAGATTCCGGGAAATCAGAAAGCAGTTAGGGCTCAGCCAGCAAGAGTTTGCCAGTGTTTTGGGCGTAACCCAGGCTACTGCCTCCAGGATTGAAAGGGGAGAGGTGTCCGCAACCGTCGAAGCGCTTTCAGGTCTTCTATGCGCATATCCAGATTTGGATGTTGGCTACATCCTGTGCGGCAACACCTCGGCCATTCAGTCACCCTGCCCGGACGCCTTGGAAGTGGCGGCGAATATTTGTCCTGTGATCCGCACCATGAACTCTGATTTGAGCGATGTGCAGCAGGAGAACGTGGCGGATGATTATCTGGCGGTTCCTCTGTTGGAAGGCAAGGCCGCCGCAGGGGCTGGGGGTGTGACTTGGAATCAAGTCAAGTCGCTTGTTTGGGTTTACAAGCCGGAGCTGGGTCAACGGCGCAACTGTGTCGCTCTGCGGGTCTGGGGGGATTCCATGGAGCCGACAATTCCCGATGGCTCCATCGTCATAGTGGACTTAGATCAGCGAGAACCGGATGGTCGCGGAGAGCACGTTTGGGCGCTTCGCACCGAAGACGGCGACACAATCATCAAGCGACTGCGACAAACCCCACAGGGGGTGTGGGTAATCATCTCAGACAACTCCATGTCCTATGGCCCCTCTATTGTATGGACGGGCGATTTTCACCGCCTTGTTATTGGCCGCGTCATATGGATGTGGCGCGCGTTGCCTTGA
- a CDS encoding helix-turn-helix domain-containing protein, which translates to MLTTDDIWAELRRRRVLAVDIARELDCAPSTVTRAINGQTRSPASRILEHVARVIEVAVEELTPGRSSNVNHTFKQSHRSMSECRPCTDDSSVGSGL; encoded by the coding sequence ATGCTTACCACCGACGACATCTGGGCCGAATTGCGACGTCGCAGAGTGCTGGCGGTTGATATTGCCAGGGAGCTTGACTGTGCGCCCTCAACGGTGACCAGAGCCATTAACGGGCAGACCCGCTCGCCCGCCTCGCGCATCCTTGAGCATGTCGCGCGGGTCATTGAAGTTGCGGTCGAGGAATTGACTCCAGGTCGATCTTCTAATGTAAACCATACCTTCAAACAATCTCATCGGTCAATGTCCGAGTGCCGGCCCTGTACAGACGACTCCAGCGTCGGGAGCGGATTATAA